A part of Lutra lutra chromosome 2, mLutLut1.2, whole genome shotgun sequence genomic DNA contains:
- the C2H4orf3 gene encoding uncharacterized protein C4orf3 homolog, with protein sequence MEAGAAAEDGPDGLRERRGLDEAGRQQQNHEVRSQSRADRFPKHSYWLDLWLFLLFDVVLFIFVYLLP encoded by the exons ATGGAGGCGGGCGCAGCTGCGGAAGATGGTCCGGACGGTCTCCGGGAGCGGCGAGGCTTGGATGAAGCTGGGAGGCAGCAGCAGAACCACGAAGTGCGATCTCAATCCCGGGCCGACCGGTTTCCAAAGCATTCCTACTGGTTGGATCTctggctcttcctcctcttcGATGTAGTGCTGTTTATCTTCGTCTATCTTTTACCATG A